CTGGCGGCGGCGTTCGGTTCCTTGGCGGGCACCCCGGGTGCGGGCGCGTTCTGGACCGCGGCCGTCGCCTTCCTGGTGGTGCCCCTCTTCCTCAGCTACTCCTGACCCAACGCCGCTCCCACGCCGAGCTCGACGGCCGTGCGAACGAGTACGGGCTCATCGCCGCGCTCATCTCTTAGCGTTTTGCCGGCAGTGAGCACGAAGGGTTAATGAACACCGCGTATGGTGCTGAATACAGTGTTCGGAATCTGGAGGGCTCGATGCCGACAGCTGTGGACCGCAGGGTGCGGCGGACCAGGGAACTCCTTCGCCGCGCCCTGGTGGAGCTGATCCTGGAGAAGGGCTATGACCGAATCACCGTGCAGGACATCATCGACCGCGCGGACATCGGCCGTTCGACCTTCTATGCGCACTACACCGACAAGGACGATCTGCTGCTCAGTAATCTGGAGGAGCTGGCGTCGGCGTTCGAGGAGCACATGGAGCGCCACTTCGCGAGCCGTGCCGAGCCGAATCCGGTATTGGCCGCCTTCCAGCATGCCGACCGGCAGCGCGACCTGTACAAGGCGCTGGCCGGCAAGCGGGGTGCGGAGGTGATGCGGGCGGGGCTGCACAGCCGGATCAAGGAAGCGATGACACGGCAGATACCCGAGTTCCTGCCGCACCGTGACAGCGCGGTGCCGGTGGACGTAGCCATGGAGTTCTTGCTGACCTCACTGCTCGGCCTGCTGGTGTGGTGGCTGGACAACGACGTGCCCTACACGGCCGAGGAGATGGCCGATATGTACATGCGGCTCATCGGGCCCGGCGTGCAGGCTGCCTACGGAATCTGAACACTTTCGCCGATCTGTTCACTACCGCACTGAACTGCGGTTTCGTCGATTGACCCGGCTTCTCTGTATCGAACATTGTGTTCTGTAACTGACTCGATGTTCTGAAAGGAGGCTCGGTGTCCGTCATCAACGTACGTGAGGTCACCAAGACCTACGACACCCCGCAAGGCCCGTTCACGGCACTGCGCTGCGTCTCGCTCAAGACCGACCCCGGCGAGTTCCTCGCGGTGGTCGGCCGCACAGCCACAGCGATTACCGACCACACGCGACAGGAGACCGCCCGGACAAGCCCGACAAAGCACACATCACAACACACGAACGGGCACTCTTTGTCCTCGAATGAGGAGAGTGCCCGCAGCGCAGATCTAGTACGTGCCCCCTGCAGGATTCGAACCTGCGCACCCGGCTCCGGAGAAGGTTGCAGATGGTGTCCTCATGCTGCATGTGACCTGCGGAAACGCTAGACCTAGCTCATCAGTATCGATTACGGCCCACAATGGGCCCACGATCAGGACAGCCACAGTTTGAATGCGTAGAGTCTTCAGGTCGTGACGGATAGCGCTCGGTCTAGCACAACCGTGGTATGCGGTACGGGCAAAGGGGGGAAGCTCCTATGTCCTGTCAAGAGCCGGTGGTGGGCTTGGTACGGGTGCGTTGCCGCGGGTGACGATGCGATAGACGTCGCGAGCGATGTAGCGCTTGAGGCAGCGCAGGATGTCTTTCTTCGAGAAGCCTTCGCCGGTGCGGCGGGCGGCGTAAGCGCGACTACGTTCGTCATGAGCCAGGCGATTGAGGGCGATGATGTACAGGACGTGGGTGGCGTCGCGGTCGCCAGCCCGGTTCAGTGGAAGCGGCGGGTCTGGCCGCTGGAGGCCGGGATCGGTGCGACGCAGCACAGGTGGGCGAAGGCCGCCTCGTTGTGCAGCCGGTCGGGGTTGTCCCCAGCAGTGATCAGCAGTTGGGCGGCGGTCTCCGTGCCGATGCCGTGCTGGGCAATCAGCTCGAGGCGACCAGCGGGGCGAGCTGGGCGTCCAACTCGGCGATCTCCTCGCTCAGGTGCCGGTAACGGCGGGCTAGGCTGCACAGCGCCGCCTTGGTCGAGGCCGTGACCGCATCCGCCCCGCGGTCAGGCCGCAGCCGCAGACAGGCCGCCACGATAGTGCCCGCAGCACGCCCGGGCCGGCTCAACTGCTCGCGCAGTTCGGCCGGGGCGGTCACCAACAGCGCCTTGAGCTGATTCAGCGTGGCTGTGTGCGCTTTGACCGCGCCAGCCCGCGCCGCATGCAGGGCACGGATGCCCTCCACTCGCCTGTCCCTGGCCTTGGGCACCGCGGCGGCTCGTCCCGCCAGCGCCGCCTCTGCAGCGGCGTAGGCGTCGAGGGGATCGGACTTGCCCACCTTGCGCCGGGCCCGTCGATCCGGCCGGTCCACCTCGACCACCTTGACCTGCTGAGCGTGCAGGTAGCGGGCCAGGCACGCACCGTAGCTGCCGGTGTCCTCCACGCCCACCGACGCGAGTCGGCCCCGAATCTCGTAGCCAGGCCAGTAACTGCGTATACCCCTCACCGGTCGCCGGGGACTCGGCATCGGCCAGACGCCGCCCGTTCATGAAGATCACCGCGGCGTGGTGCGCCTGTCCATGGGTGTCCACCGCGCCGATGACCCGTGCCTTATCCCTTCTTACCCGCCATGCCGCTACCACCCATCCAGTTCATCCGCCGCTCTCTCACGAACGCATGCACCAACCGGCTGACGGACAACACAGTGATCAGCCACCAGACAAGCACCTGTCAGGTCACAGCAGCCCACCAGCACGCGTCAACGCAGGAGCTGACCGGGATCGACAGACCCCTTCAAGGCAACGACACCAGTGGGTACACGGGTCAAACCCTGAGCGGTCCTACCCATCAAGTCGCACTGTGGGCATACGCCCGCCGAGCAGGAACGGCGCGAGCGTGTATGGCTGCAAGCGGCCGAGTGGTTCGAGGCCGGGGAGTCGATCAAGACGGTCGCCGCGCGGTTACGGGTGCACGAGATGTCGGTGACCCGCTGGCGTAGGGCCTGGCGTGGGGATGGGACGCAGACGCTGCTGTCCAAGGGGCCGGTGTCGAAGGAGAAGCTATCGGCACGGCAGTGGAGCGGCTGGAGACCGAGCTTCGGCGCGGGCTGCTGGCCTGGGATATGACGAGGATCAGTGCTGGACACTGGCCCGGGTCAACACGCTGATCGGGCGGCTGTTCCATATCGGCTACCCCATCGAGGGCGTGGGCAAGTTGCTGCATCGCCACGGCTGCTCGGTCCGGGTTCCGGTGCGGCGGGCCTTGGAGAGGGACGAGGAGGCTATCGCTGCCTGGGAGGCCGAGGTGTGGCCGGTGGTAAAAGCACCGCGGCGGACCTGGGCGCCGGTCGGCGCCCGTCCGGTGGTGACGGTACGCGGCAAAGGCTCCGGCCGGGTCAACATGGCCGGCGTCGTGGCCTACCGGGACGGCGAACGCCCGCACCTGTTCTACCGCCTGCACATCTACCGCGGACGCAAGGGCGAGCCCAAGTCCTTCTCCTGGATCGACTACCGGGACCTGATCGTGGCCACCCACCAGTACCTGGGCGCGCCACTGGTCTGGTGCTGGGACAACCTCAACATGCACCTGGCCGGCCAACTCGCCGACTTCGCCGCCGAGAACGCCGAATGGCTGCGCATCGTCCAGTTACCCGCCTACGCGCCCGAACTGAACCCCGTCGAGGGCATCTGGTCCCTGCTTCGCCGGGCCCTGGCCAACTTCGCCGTCGCCGACCTGCCTGGACTCGTCCGGATCGTCAAACGCAAGCTGAAGGAGATCCAGTACCGGCCTCATCTGCTCACCGGCTGCCTGACCCAGACTGGACTCACCCTCGAAACCCCGGCAAACCCGTGACCGACCCTACGAATTCAACCTGTGCAGCTGGGGCCATGATTGAGTTGGCTGTCCCTTAGGCGCACTGATGCAGATGGCCGAATTGCAGAAGCTTTCAACCGTCTCTATGAGTGGCGATAAGTTTCTGCAGCTGCGGGCCGCTCTGCGAAATAAGATGAGGATAATCTCGAATGAGCAGCTTTGCCACGAGATCGTCAACACTTTCCCTGAGGAGGCTGCTGTTCACGCTGAGAAGCTCTTCACAGATGCCAAGAAAAGACCTGATCACGTCCTTGTCATCGTCCTCCTCCACGGCTGGCATAAACACTTCGACAACGACCTCGAGCAGATATTCGAACATACTGACGTAGGTTTCGCCGTCTTGCTCGGCCTCCGCTTCGAGCGCCTGAATGAATCGTCGCGCAGAGGACATCTTCCAAAGGATCTCCCGAGTTCGCCGGATGAGTTCTTCCAGGCTCACAAACTCGTCGAGATCAAAGTCGTTCATGGTCATCCCCGAGGGAATATTCGCCGAACACCGAAGTGATAGGTCAAGGAGGCATCAGGCCGATGCGCAGGCCCGTTTGATTGGAAGAATAATTATACCATTGTCGGCTGGGGTAGCCCGTACTCTTCGCGGAAATAATCGTCCACACATTGATCATTAGCTGCGCAGGCCGCGCTGGTGAGAACGAAGAGCAGATCACCCAGGACGCCTATCTTTTCGCTTAGCCCGATCATACCGCGGAGGAACCCCGTCGGCTTCCGGCCCGCCCCGGGAACATGATAATTCTTCGCGTTGGGATTGCGTTCCTGCCCGGGCTGCGGACGGAATTCTTGGCCCGTCACACTCTTGACCGCCTCGGTCTTCATTGTTTTAGCGATAGTGTTATTGAAATCCTTCAGTCGATCAGGGTTGGCCCGGAAAAAGCTTATGACATTGGGGTGATATTGTGCGCGATTGAGTACTTGCCAAATCTCTGCGAACTCTTTCGCCGCATAATATGCGTCGCTTGGCGACAACTTTATTTTACCCTTACTGTGATCCTCCAGGAGTTTGGCTAAGGCGTTAGCCAGCGCTGCCGCTTTGTTTGCATGATAAATGCCCTTGATTTTCATGCCGGTTCTGAGTTCAAATTCGAGCGCGGATCCGACCTTGCCGTCTCCGATCACTCCGCCCTTCACCTTGTCCGTCTCGTAGATCGCGTTCAGCAACGCTTTAAGCTTCTTATTGGTCACCCTGGGCGGCTTGACCGGCTTGTTGGCAACCCACTTGTACCCCCTGATGTGATGCGATTCGTAGAAAAGTTTACACTTGTCGCTATCTGCGGCCCCACATCCGGGATCTGGCATCGCACCGTAGCCGCCGGAGCCGGCACCAGAGCCGCCGTTACCCAGCGACGGGTCTGGCTCCTTGATGGCGAGCCACAGCAGGTACAGCGAGAAGTCCTCGGCATCCGGGGAATAATTCTCCATGAATTCCATCTGGGATGCCTCGCTGGCCTGCCAGAAGTCCTCCATGCCTTCGACGAGAGGGCGTCCGTTCGGCATGATCTTCCAGCCCAGCCGCTCAAGCTCATCCTGTCCGAGCCAGAACTTCTTTTCGTTCTCCAGCTCGATCACTCGCGCCCAGCTCGGGTCGACGGTAGCGCTGCCGCACGACTGGATATCGCAGGCGATCGCTCCACCTCCGATCTCTTGTCTGCCACAGCCTCCGATGCACGTTCCGCTGCCGACGGTGTAGTGGCCGGTGGGGTCGGCGCCGGTCATAGGTGAGGCGTTGGCGTAGGTGTAGCGGTTGGCCTGGACGGAGGGGCTGGGGCTGAGGGTGGCGCTGTCGCGGCTGGTGAAGGTGCCGGTGCCGGGCTGGTACCAGCGGGCGTGCATGTTGACCTTGCCGGTGTCCGGGTCGGTGTATTCGCCCTGGTAGCCGAGGTTCGTTTTGGCGCCGCTCTGGGCGGTGATGGTGCCGAACGGGTCGTAGGCAGTCGAGGTCTGCAGGCTGGTGGTGAAGGTGGCCACCAGGTCGCCGTGCAAGTCGCTGAGCGCCGCCACGGCCGCGCCGGTGCCTTCCATAAGGCCGAGCAGCCCGCCGCCGGGATCGCGGGCGTACTTGGCCTGGACGGTGCCGCTGTTGTCGGTGATGGCGGCCAGGTCGTTGCTCAGCCCGGCGTAGGCGAAGGTCTGCTTGATGGTGCCGCGGATGCGGCTGGTCATCCGGTTGAGGGCGTCGTAGCTGTAGAGGCTGTCGCCGTCGGCGATGAGCCGGTCGAAGGCGTCGAAGGTGTAGTTCGTGGTGGCCCCGGCCTTGGTGCTGGTGGCCAGGCTGCCGCGCGGGGTGTAGGTGTAGTCGGTGCCATCGCCGGAGGTCAGGCGGTTGCGCTCGTCGTAGGTGAACGTCGCGTTGCCGGCCTTGGTGCGATTGCCTGCGGCGTCCCACTCGTAAGCGGTGACTGCACCGCCGGGGGCGGTCCAGGAGGTGAGTCGGCCGGCGTGGTCGTAGCCGTAGGTGTTGCTGCCCGCCCCGGCCAGGCCCGTGGTGGTCTTGGTGGTGAGGTTGTCGTCCTTGTCCCAGCCGTAGGTGATCGTGGCGAGCTGGGCGCCGGAGCCGTTCTTCAGTGTCTGGCTCTTGACCCGGTCCATGTCGTCGTAGTCGAAGGTCTGGGTGCTGGCCGTACCGCTGGTGGCGGTGATGGTCTTCAACCGGCTGACGGAGTCGTAGCCATAGGTGAGCGTGCGACTGGTGACCGGGTCGGTGGTGGTCTTGAGGCGGTTGGCGCTGTCGTAGGTGAAGGCGGCGGTGCCGGCGGCGTCGATGCGCTGGGTGGGATTGCCGAGTCCGTCGTAGGTGTACGCGGTCTCTTGGATGGTGCCGCGCGAGACCTCCAGCGGCAGGCCACGGTCGTTGTAGTCAACCGTCAGGTCACCGACGGTGGTGCGGCGGCTGGCCAAGTCGTAGCCGAAGGTGCGTTCGGCCGTGGTGGCGCCCCCGCCCGCGCCACTCTCCTTGGTAAGCCGGCCGAGGTGGTCGAAGGTGCGGTCGGTGCGCACGCCGCCGGGCTGGATGGTGACCGTCAGGTTGCCGGCAGCGTCGTAGAGGTGGGTCCAGGTGCGGTCGGCCGCGGCCGGGTGCGCGGTAGTCGCCGGTTCAGTCACCGTCTCGGCCAGGCCGAGACTGTTGTAGGTGGTCCAGGTGGCGTTGCCGCGGCCGTCGGTGAGGCGGGTGGGGGCGCCGGTGGCGTCGTAGCCGAAGCTCGTGGTGATCGACTCGCTCGCGGAGACCGGTTCGACGAGGGAAGTGGTCCGGCCGAGCGCGTCGTAGGTCTGCCGGGTGAGGTGTCCTTCGGGGGATGTGGCGCTGGTGGGGTTGCCGGCCAAGTCGTAGCCGTAACTGTAGGTGCGCAACACGTCGCCGGCGGCGTTCAG
The nucleotide sequence above comes from Nonomuraea helvata. Encoded proteins:
- a CDS encoding RHS repeat-associated core domain-containing protein, encoding MEYDDAGRLIKQTVPGSGTGTKATSFEVNAAGETTKATDPAATTTMDYDLSGRLIKTTEMNGTVNGNASVAEYDLAGRKTAGKDLNAAGDVLRTYSYGYDLAGNPTSATSPEGHLTRQTYDALGRTTSLVEPVSASESITTSFGYDATGAPTRLTDGRGNATWTTYNSLGLAETVTEPATTAHPAAADRTWTHLYDAAGNLTVTIQPGGVRTDRTFDHLGRLTKESGAGGGATTAERTFGYDLASRRTTVGDLTVDYNDRGLPLEVSRGTIQETAYTYDGLGNPTQRIDAAGTAAFTYDSANRLKTTTDPVTSRTLTYGYDSVSRLKTITATSGTASTQTFDYDDMDRVKSQTLKNGSGAQLATITYGWDKDDNLTTKTTTGLAGAGSNTYGYDHAGRLTSWTAPGGAVTAYEWDAAGNRTKAGNATFTYDERNRLTSGDGTDYTYTPRGSLATSTKAGATTNYTFDAFDRLIADGDSLYSYDALNRMTSRIRGTIKQTFAYAGLSNDLAAITDNSGTVQAKYARDPGGGLLGLMEGTGAAVAALSDLHGDLVATFTTSLQTSTAYDPFGTITAQSGAKTNLGYQGEYTDPDTGKVNMHARWYQPGTGTFTSRDSATLSPSPSVQANRYTYANASPMTGADPTGHYTVGSGTCIGGCGRQEIGGGAIACDIQSCGSATVDPSWARVIELENEKKFWLGQDELERLGWKIMPNGRPLVEGMEDFWQASEASQMEFMENYSPDAEDFSLYLLWLAIKEPDPSLGNGGSGAGSGGYGAMPDPGCGAADSDKCKLFYESHHIRGYKWVANKPVKPPRVTNKKLKALLNAIYETDKVKGGVIGDGKVGSALEFELRTGMKIKGIYHANKAAALANALAKLLEDHSKGKIKLSPSDAYYAAKEFAEIWQVLNRAQYHPNVISFFRANPDRLKDFNNTIAKTMKTEAVKSVTGQEFRPQPGQERNPNAKNYHVPGAGRKPTGFLRGMIGLSEKIGVLGDLLFVLTSAACAANDQCVDDYFREEYGLPQPTMV
- a CDS encoding transposase, whose protein sequence is MVKAPRRTWAPVGARPVVTVRGKGSGRVNMAGVVAYRDGERPHLFYRLHIYRGRKGEPKSFSWIDYRDLIVATHQYLGAPLVWCWDNLNMHLAGQLADFAAENAEWLRIVQLPAYAPELNPVEGIWSLLRRALANFAVADLPGLVRIVKRKLKEIQYRPHLLTGCLTQTGLTLETPANP
- a CDS encoding TetR/AcrR family transcriptional regulator; this encodes MNTAYGAEYSVRNLEGSMPTAVDRRVRRTRELLRRALVELILEKGYDRITVQDIIDRADIGRSTFYAHYTDKDDLLLSNLEELASAFEEHMERHFASRAEPNPVLAAFQHADRQRDLYKALAGKRGAEVMRAGLHSRIKEAMTRQIPEFLPHRDSAVPVDVAMEFLLTSLLGLLVWWLDNDVPYTAEEMADMYMRLIGPGVQAAYGI
- a CDS encoding helix-turn-helix domain-containing protein, with amino-acid sequence MKSHCGHTPAEQERRERVWLQAAEWFEAGESIKTVAARLRVHEMSVTRWRRAWRGDGTQTLLSKGPVSKEKLSARQWSGWRPSFGAGCWPGI